The Desulfovibrio sp. TomC genomic interval CAGAAAGACGCCGACCTGTTTGCCCACGAACAGCCCCAGAAAAATCCCCAGCGACACCGGCTCGACCAGCCCCGCCCCGGCCTGCCCGGTCAGCGGGACGCCGGCATTGGCCAGGGCGAAAAGCGGCATGATGCCGTAGGAAACCCATGGATGCAGGGCCTGCTCGATGCGCGGCAGGGGGGCGCTGGCCCGGCGGCAGGCCTCCTCCAGACTGTCCAGGGTGCCCTGCATGGTCTTGTTGGCCAAAAGAACCTGCCCCGGTTCCATGGACGCGGCAAAACCGTCCAGCAGGCGTCTGGCCTTGTGCAAAAAGGCCTCGGCCGGAATGCGGGTACGGGCCGGGATGGCCATGGCCGCCAGGACGCCGGCCACAGTGGCGTGGACGCCGGATTTGAGAAAGGCCAGCCACAGGATGCAGCCAAGGATGGTGTAGACTGCGGGATGGCGCGCGCCAGCGGCGTTAAAGGCCAGCATGGCCACGAACATGGCTCCGCCGACGACCAGGGAGACCAATGAGATGTCGCCGGAATAAAAAAGGGCGATGACCAGCACCGCGCCAATGTCGTCCACAATGGCCACCGCCGCCAGAAAGACCTTGAGGCCAACCGGGACCCGGTTGCCCAGCAGCGAAAGAATCCCCAGGGCAAAGGCGATGTCCGTGGCCATGGGCACGCCCCAGCCGGCCATGGTCGGCTGCCCCCGGTTGAGGCCGGCGTAGAGCAGCGCCGGCACGACCATGCCGCCCACCGCCGCCGCTACAGGCAAAACGGCCTGCCCCAGGG includes:
- the nhaA gene encoding Na+/H+ antiporter NhaA translates to MNNQTHNATQALPLLEQALAPFRRFSHIQASGGLMLIACTVIALIWANSPLASSYFALWETPVSLGFGDMVLSKTLLHWINDGLMAVFFFMVGLEIKREVLVGELNSLGQAVLPVAAAVGGMVVPALLYAGLNRGQPTMAGWGVPMATDIAFALGILSLLGNRVPVGLKVFLAAVAIVDDIGAVLVIALFYSGDISLVSLVVGGAMFVAMLAFNAAGARHPAVYTILGCILWLAFLKSGVHATVAGVLAAMAIPARTRIPAEAFLHKARRLLDGFAASMEPGQVLLANKTMQGTLDSLEEACRRASAPLPRIEQALHPWVSYGIMPLFALANAGVPLTGQAGAGLVEPVSLGIFLGLFVGKQVGVFLACLAMFRLGLAALPQGMRLVHYYGASILAGIGFTMSIFIAGLAFGEADAVAAKAKVAILATSTLAGVLGYLVLRRVKPGAEQ